In Orcinus orca chromosome 15, mOrcOrc1.1, whole genome shotgun sequence, the DNA window aagctgttaccaaaaataaaaataaaaaataaatgaataaataaaccatgaaaaaataataaagaaataaacataccCCCAATTGACTTCCTGTGCTCTATTccctctatcccacccctcattttacaggtgaggaaatcgaggcacagagagagtagtttgccccaggtcacagagctgggaagaggtGGGCCAagaacttgaacccaggcagaGGACAGCGAGGGCgaggctggggagggaaggaggtacCCGGTGGAGGGACTCACAGTTCATGTTGATCTGCTGAGACAGCTCAATAAGCTCCATCTCGGTAGGCATGTAGCCCATGGTGCGCATGCAGTTGCCCAGGTCCCGGCAGTTGATATAGCCGTCCTTGTCTTTGTCAAACTCTCTGAAGGCCTCCCGGAGCTCTGGGGAAGCGAAGGAAGCGGGGGAGGGTTGGTTGTGgacggtggggtggggggtggggggatgaccTGCAAGTCTCTGGGGCAGAGGCAGCCCGAGGGCCTGCTGACTCTTGCATTCCTCCAACGCCTGGCTCCACAGATGATGCCTGGCTCTGCACCAGGCCCCGTTTGCAGGAGGCCGAGATATCTCTGCCTCTCTTCCCACCCACCTTCCTCTCCTCATCTTTCTGGATGGCTGAGCAGCCCTCTCCCCTAAGGGGCCAGTTCTTACCTTCAATCTCCTCTGGCCGCAGTGATCTGTCCTGAAACAAAAGAACATGTCCTATTAGCAGCTGCAAGGGGCCCAGAAGTCGTACATGGCCCAGCTGACGGCCGTCCCAGTGGCAGCAGGCACTGGGCGGGAGGTGATGGGGCAGCAGCGGAGGCGTGCCTGGACCATGTCCTGGAGGGGAAAGGATGCAGCCCCACCTGTCCCACAGACATGGGAGATGCCCAGGGAAGTAGGAGCCCTCTCCAGCCTGGGTACAGAACCTCTGGGCCCCCAGCCCCTTATTCCAGACACAAGAACGTGTCAGCGAACACAGCTGGTCTGGAGGCCAAAACCTGTAAATAAAACGGGGTTAGCGGGAGGTCACAACAGAAAGAAGAGGGCTCTACCCAAAGAAACCAGGAAGAGTAGGGGAGAAGAGGCCTGCAAAGCAATGGGAGAAGCGAGGGGCCGGGGGGGAAGTGGGGGCCCAGACAGGCACCCAAGAGGGAGGAACAGGAGGTGGAGGAAGAGCTGAGGGAGTGGAGGCAGGATGCGGCTGTGCCCTGATTCCTGGGCACCGCCCCACCTTCTCCAGTTGGACCCCCATCCTATACCTCGCCCTGTCACAGGACACAGCATAGGACCCTGGGGGCTGCCAGTGCCTCTGGCGGCTGCCAGGGTCCAAAGTGCACGTCTGCAACCTCAAACAGTGCCCAGCTCTCCTTGGGGAGTCAAGGAAGCCCTGGGACGAGGCATCTGAACAGATGGCAGAGAAGTCTCCAAAGAGCAGGCCCAGAGGAAGCAGGGGGCAGGCTCCGGCTGGTGAGGTGTCAGTCGCCCCAGGCCTGCCCAGGAGGGAGACAGACTGGCATGAAATGGATGCGGTGCCCAGATGGACATGCTTAGCAGGCTCCAAAACTGGTCCACGGGGCTCATCCTCTCCATATGTCACAGCTCTCTGCCTTTGGGCAGGGAGAACACGGGGCAGGGTGTGCCCGCCCTGAGGAAGTGCACACCAGGTGTGGGCACACCGATCGCAAACACAGACACACGGGTGTGCCACAGCGAGCGGACCACAGCGAGCATGAGGCATCTCAGCTGTGCACATAGGCTGTTCTAGCCAATAGGGCCAGGGCGGGTGAGAGGCTGCTGCCCACCTGCTCCAAACTGGCCCCAGGGCAAGGGACCCCAGTGCTGGAAAATCTGAGAATCTTCTAGAAAGGGGCTGCTGAGCAACATTTTGTGGGACCACCAGCTGCGCAGGAAGGACCCGGCTCTCAGAAGTGGCCGTACGTGGTAGGACAGTGCTGAGAGCGTACGTGAGCCTGGAACGAGTAGGCTGCAGGCTACCAGGTCCTGCTAGCGGcatttttagctgaaggtagGACTCACCTGAAggtgtctgtttctgtgaaatAATCGTAAGGACTTCCACTTTAAAAACCTGTCACTGTTCACAGGGAGGGGTTGTCACGCCCTCTAATACCTACCTAATCCTACCTCTATCACCCACTAGCTGCTCCGAGTCAGACTGGGATCTTGGGTGACCAAAAAGAATGTCTTTTACGATGCCCGGGACCCCCAGTAAGTGAAAGTGTCAGCGACTATATGCATGCACTCACACGTGCAGAGTATGCTCACTGGGACAAGTGACACAACCTTTCCCACCCTGCAGGCCTCAAGTAGCCTCTCACATctccaggacccagctctgcaGCCCCCACCCTACTTCTTATAAACCCAGAGCCAGGGAGCAAAAAAGCTGGGTACCCCTTGGCAGTGTGCCCGTGGCCGGAGCTGGTCCAACTGAGTCCTGCTGGCCGGTCCCTGAATCATACACTCCCCAGGGCAGAGCGGCGTGAGGATGTGTAGTAGAGCCGGGGATGCCCACCGATGGGGCAGAGAAACCATGAGCACCGATTTGGGGGGTCAGGTGGGAATGGAGCCCACCACACCCCTCACTCCTCAACTTAAGCAGTCGAGGGATGAGCTTGGCCTCTAGAGTCAGATGGACTCAAGGGCAAAGCCCAGATCTGCTGCTTCCTAGATGTAGGATCTTGGGCAGGTCCCTTCAACTGTGTGCGccacagtctcctcatctgtaaaatgggttaataCCAATACTCACCTTACACGGCCTTTGTGAGCATCTGTGAGGCAAGATGCGTAAAGTGTTTAACAGGTGGCATTTAAACCTACTGATGTTTGAATCTGTAACATCACTATTAATACCCTCCTCTCTGTGACTGTTCAGATACCCATGGGAGGCCGTCCAAAGCAGTggccacatgtgactatttaaattggaatcaaagaaaattaataattcaCTTCCTCAGttgtactagccacatttcaagggctcggTGGCCAcaggtggctagtggctactgtagaGGGAGGGCAGCGCAGATTGGACAGTGTTtccacagaaagttctactggatgGTGCCGCGTATTCAGTACTGTTGTTCAGAGCACAGGAGGTCTCTGAGTCAGTATCCCTGAATCTGAATCCCACCTCTATCACCCACCAGATGTTACCTTGAGCATGTTACCTCTccaactcagtttcctcatctgtaaaatggggaggataatagcacctacctcttGGAGTTGCTCTGAGGCTTAAGAGAGGTGATGAGCCAacgcacttagcacagtgcctggcacatagtaagtgcttaaaaaaaaaaacaaacacccaagCAATATTAGCTGCTATTATTTCTTGCTGGTGGATGTGGACTCACCAGGGCTTTGCAGCCATCAGTGGGAAACTTTGGGGGTCAGATTCACAAGTTGCGGGTTTGAGGTGTATCCGTTGGGGGACGCGCACTGCTGAGTACAGAGCCCCCTCTTCTTCCCAGCACCTCCTTCCTCATGCCCTGTGAAGCCAAGTCGAGCGCGGCTCCACCGGGGCCAACTTACGTACAGGCTGCCTGTTCTCCGCGAAGCCCTTACGCAGGAAAATGCAGGCTGGGCCCAGCAGGTTGTGCATGACGGCGCAGTTCTGGGCCAGCATCAGGAGCGGTCCGGGGAGCTCGCCGCTGGCCGCCAGCCCCTCCTCACTCGTCTGCACCACCGTATAGCTGGTCTCCTCCTGGCGCATCTTCAGCCAGCACCAAGCAAATACAAAAGAGAGGCGGGGCATCACCTCCCTGCCCAGCTGGGTCCTCCTGGCCCCAGCCTGGCTCCTGGTCCTAGAAGGGGCCCTTCTCAAGAGCAGACCTTGCGAGGCAAACAGCAGGGTGCAGAGAGCCCTCAGGATGCTCTGGGGCAGGCATCAAACTGGTCCAACAGGTGGAGTCCCCAGTCCTTGGCCAAAACGGATGCTCCAGGGAGAGCTGGGTCTGATACCCTCTGTGTGGCCCATGTGCAgacacaacacacatacacacatacgtgCACAGAACCACACACTCGTGTGCatgcagaagctcagagagagaagcaggcagAGGGAGGCTTCTGTTCATTCAGGGAATAATGTCCTTTCCCAAGATGCTCCCAATGTCCCAGCGCAATTCCCGGGGCTAAGCTCCCCGACTGACCTCTGACCCTACCCCCACTGGAACCCACTGGAAGGCAGTGAGAACCATCAGAACTGGTGACACAAAGAGCAGAGGCTCAGCTAGCCTGAGAGACCGGCGGCTGCCAGACACAGGTGCCGCAGTGAACAGAGATGAAGCAGGCAGGTGTGAGAGGCGGGGCTTGGGGCAAAACGGATGCTGTGTGTCCCCTTTGAAGGGACAGCGTTATGTAACTCCAGCCCTGTGTTGCCAGATCTTCTGATTTAAAGCACCAGGTGGGCTAAACAAAGCACATCTGTGGGTCAGATTCCACCTAGTGTGTGGCCTCGAGACTAGACGCTCTCTACCACCAGCAATTCTCCTCGTCCCTCCCGCCTTCACTGGcaccctgcccagcccagcctgcaggACCTCTAGAGGCTGAGGCAGGGGCCGTCTCTGCTGGCGGAATATAGCTGGGCTCCCAGGCCACGGCCAGCCCACCCTCTTCCCTGATGTTTCCCATGCAGCTATAAAAAATCAACACTGCCCACAGACTGTCCCCTTAGGGCAACAGCGGCAGCCAGACACAATATTCTCTTCCACCCCAGCCTCCCGGCCAGGATGCCCAGCATTCCCCCCAGAATCCAGGTTAGGGCAGTCTGCCTTCGGCCCTGAGCTTGatgcctccccgccccccggcgTGGGGATTTGGAGTCAAACCTTCCAAGgaaagacagagtggtggaaactTAGAGGGCTGTCTTTGTCCAAGAACGCCAGAGCTGCATGCCCTGCCCGTCCATCCTGCTGTACCTGCTTTCTAACAGTTTCCTCCAGCTCAAGGAAGGCCACGCCCAGGAGGAGATCCCACGACCTAACAGGTAGCCTGTCCTCCTAGGCGGACAAGCAGAGCAACCTCCCCCATCTCACCCTGTCCTCGTGGTCCTCCTCCCCGGAGCCCCACACTGTGGAGCTATAGTCTAGACTCTCTTCCAACTTCCTAAGCCTCTTCCAGGCCTAGAGATGAAGGAGCAATATTCTGGCTCCTCAAAGGGAAAGCAGCAACTCAGACCCGAGGTGCAGGACCTCAGTCCAAGGCCTGAGTCCAGTGAGTGCAAAACAGTGTCACCCTAGGTAATCTTAGAACTTGAGGGGTGTCAGACATGACCAGGGTCCATTCTGGTTTGATGACCAGGAGAGGTTCAGAGCCTCGGCCACACTCGCATAGGCTTCGGGGACATGTCTCGAGCCAGGGCAGGACCAGAGAGACCTTCATGACAGAGGGAGCCCAGGAGTCGACCGTGGCTTAACCCCAGGAAACAATCTCGGGAGATGTTGGTCGAGAATCAGCCTTTTCGTTTCTGGCTGATTCTCACTCACTTGGCTTGGATGAGCACACCCAGAAGGAGGCAGCAGGCAGCACAGAATTCCGAGAGGAGCTTGAGTATAACTGGCTTTGGACTCAAACAGTCTTGGGGACAAATTCTGGCTTGCCGCTTGCTTGCTATGTGACCTTTGGCAGGTcatttgacctctctgggctctgGTTTCCTTCTCTGTCCAATGGGTACGATCAGGGCAACtcacagaattctgtgagagGTAAATGGGCTATTGCACAGTGCCTAGAGCAGCGTAAGGGCTGACTCTGTGGGGTTGCCAtggtgatgacaatgatgatgacaacgatgatgacaatgatgatgatgatgcaaCTTAAGAGATGCTGGATGCCAGAAGGCATTTACATCTGGCTGCAGAAGAAGTGGGAGAATATTTGCCAATCAAGAAAGAAGTGAGAAGGACAGAGAAACATTTGCTCCTACGAAGGAGGAACCAGTGATGGCTGGGAAATTTCCACTGCAGCTCTTGATCTTAACCCTGCCTGGCACCAAGTTGCCCCAGGACGCTTCTGTTCTTCCCTGGCCAGTGATGGTACCTGACAGCCCAGTCCTGCCCTGCTCAGAGCCTGGAGGAGGCCTCCTCTTTCCATTACCAATTCCCAGCTACTACTTAGGAAGCCAAGTGGGCAGCGGCCCACAGGCTGACAATGTTTCCTGGCACTGAGGGGACATCTCCTGAGTGGCAGGGCAACAGGAGGGGCTGGCACGACTCATGACCTAACAGCTCTCTAACAACACAAGCTCGCCAAGCACAAGCTCCTTCTCACTGAAGGTATTCAAGGAGAAGTTGAGTGAGGAAGCACTTGGTGAGGTGGGCGAGAGCATTGCCCAGGGAGTGGGAATTTGGGCTAAGATGACCTGTAAGGTCAGGTTCGTTAATCTATGAATAACATCTCTGACagcaggaaaaagagagaggcagcctctcacagaggcaaaaataaaaacaaaataccagattgggattgacatatacatactaatatgtataaaatagataattaataagaacctctgtataaaaaaataaataaaattcaaaaaaaaaaaaaaataccagctcTGGATTTACACAGATCAGGGTTTACATCTCAGCTCTGCTTCCGGttggctgtgggatcttagtaaCGCTCTTATCTCTGAGTCCAGCTCCTTTCTCTAGAAAATAGCCAAGAGAACTACTGGGTGGAAAAGAGCAAATGAGATAACAGGTGTTGGAGATCTTGCAGATATTCAGGAAGAAGCAATGATTACTATTATACAAATACATGAAATTGAATGCAATACGTTTTATGATCTTTTGCCCTACTCCATGGATGCAAAACCTCTCCTATTTCCCTTTTTACTTCCATCCCCCTTCTCAGAAAACCCAGAGTGGAAAAGCTAATAACactagctaacatttactgagtactataTTCCAGGCAGCGTTCCCAGCTCTTTCCTTAGCCCCCAAAATCACCTTGGGAGGTAGATGTTAGTATTTCCACTTGATGGACAAAGGAACTGACACCCAGAGGGGTcaagtaacttatccaaggtcataTGGCTAGAAAGAGGAGACCTGAGAAGTCTGACTCTTAAGCCCTCTGCTGTATAAGGGAAGATGGGTTGGGTAGGACAGAAGGACAATACTTGTTCTTTAGTTTACCTCTTTAAACTCTGGACAGAACCCAGGGAAAGGGCCTTCGCCCTGTGGTCCTCTAAACTAATTCAGATCCGTTTCTGCTTCTCTGCAACAGTGTGGAGGCCACCTCTGATGCAAAAGACTCTCCTTTAAGATGACAGATGATTGGGGGGTGTGTGCACAGAAGAAACAGTCAACCCTCAGAAGGATCCAAGGAACAGTGAAGATTAAAAGGAATTTGATGTGAGCAGCTTAGCTAAATGAGGAAGATGATGAGCAGAAAAGCCTGAAATGTCCTAAATTGAGAGGCTGTCAAACTAACAGAGGAGATAGAATGGGGCTGGGGGTAGAGAAGCCATTAGCTAACCTGAGACCTTGGGTTAGTTACTTAACCTGAGTGGCAATCAAGTTCCTCatctggtaaataaaataatttggaggAAAACATCCCTCACATTACTTCTTCCTTTAAGTAATATCTATGAGTTTCTTCTATGGCCTGACTACAGAGGGCTAGAGATACAGGCAGAGCCCACTTAAAGCAAGACCTTACAGATATAAGCCCAGGTTTGCAGGAAAGATGCTTTGGAGGTGATTATTTGCTTTCCTAAAAGGATTCTTGCAAAAGGATATTACCGTGGTGTGTAAGCAATACATCCACTACAGAAAGCAACTTACAGATGCCTTTGCTGTACACTCTGTTTCTCGATGGAAACAACCCTGGGGCCCCAAACCAGTCTGGTTCTAGCTGTGAGTCTTTGACCTGAGTCAAGAATTATCAAGGGTAGAAGGGGACACCTGGCTTGGTTCCTCTCATGAGCAAGACGATCTACTTCAAAACCCACAACTCTGAAGGCTTAGAGACCACCAGAGAGGCTCAGAGACGCTCAAAGGAGATGAATGAGCCCCCATCCTAATGCCGGGAAGGAACCAGCAGCAGCAGGGTCAAAGCCCAGCTCAACCCTCTTCTGATCCTGTTGGCTTCAAGGGGGGGTCCACTCACATCCTAAAGATCCACGCTTTTCATGGAGCTACGTGGTTTCTTTCCTAAATCTTGCACAAATTCCCAAACACAGCGCCCCATGCAGCTTAAAGTCCCAACTTCAGCTCAGAGCCTGGGACATAGAAAACTGTGATAGGAGGGAATCTGGAGGTAGAAACAGGGAAGCAGCTCTAGACAGAACCCACGGGAAGGGTAGCAAGCTTCAGATGCCCACCCTCTCTGCCCCCAACTTCTGGGGCAGAGGGCAAGATGCTCCAATCCCCCGCCCCAGGCTTTGGGCCCTGATCACTCCAGAAACATACCTTCCTTGAGAGATTTCTCAGTGGAGACTTGACACAGTTGCCCATCCTAAGCTGAGGCAGCCCCTCTCAGGATCCCCGGGTCCATGAAGGAGGCTCCTGGGGGCTAAGAGACCTTAGTCTGGCTCCCCACCAACCCTAGCCTCCCTCTGCCTGCGCCGTCTTCCTCCAAGACCGATCTGAGTCCTCTCTCTTGCGCGCGTGCTCTCTCACTTGTCTGCCTGCTCCtgttcccagatttttttttttttttttttttgtagattgtgtgtgttcatgtgtgtgggtttaactTTCTGGACACTTTCTTAAGGAGACGAAGGTAGGAGGGGAGAGTGCAGGCATAGAGGAAATCGCCCGGAGAGCTGACAGCAAAGGGCAGCCGAGCTGGAGAAGGCTGCCGGATCATCTACATCAGATTACAGCTGAGGCCTCTCCCCAGTCCATTCCCCTTCCCTCGGCCCCTCCTCTCTGGCTGTCAAATCTGCAGAGAGATTGCCTCGGGGAGGGGAGCCCAGAACGGCAGCTGCAGCTAGGAATTAGGCCAGCAGACCCAGAAGGGGAAGCAGGCTAGTTTGGGCCCCCAAAAGCCAGGGTGCCTCCCAGCTTCCAACCTTATGtgtgcattcacacacacacacacacacacacacacacacacaggcgctCAGGGACAAACACGCATCTTAATCACCCCCGCCATCGCAGCTGGATTGAGAGCAGGCAGCTCCAGTGAGGCCCTGGGAGATCTTGTG includes these proteins:
- the CABP1 gene encoding calcium-binding protein 1 isoform X3, with amino-acid sequence MGNCVKSPLRNLSRKMRQEETSYTVVQTSEEGLAASGELPGPLLMLAQNCAVMHNLLGPACIFLRKGFAENRQPDRSLRPEEIEELREAFREFDKDKDGYINCRDLGNCMRTMGYMPTEMELIELSQQINMNLGGHVDFDDFVELMGPKLLAETADMIGVKELRDAFREFDTNGDGEISTSELREAMRKLLGHQVGHRDIEEIIRDVDLNGDGRVDFEEFVRMMSR